A genomic window from Sulfurospirillum multivorans DSM 12446 includes:
- the hemJ gene encoding protoporphyrinogen oxidase HemJ, whose translation MEHYKWILAFHIIALMSWMAMLFYLPRLFVYHVEHAEKKEFVEVVKIQEYKIYKYIGLPAFWATLASGLGMIVFDPQLLSSGGWIYAKFTVLIALTLYSFSLEKYRLELANDTCTKSGKFFRAYNEVPTALAILIVGYVITKSFSWAFTLITLGIFAMIIDVILDGKKKP comes from the coding sequence TTGGAACACTATAAATGGATTCTTGCTTTTCACATTATAGCGTTGATGTCGTGGATGGCGATGTTATTTTACTTGCCACGGCTTTTTGTGTATCATGTTGAGCATGCAGAAAAAAAAGAGTTTGTGGAAGTTGTGAAAATTCAAGAGTACAAAATCTATAAGTACATTGGGCTTCCTGCCTTTTGGGCAACCTTAGCCAGTGGTCTTGGCATGATAGTGTTTGACCCACAACTGCTCTCAAGCGGTGGATGGATTTATGCGAAGTTTACGGTACTCATTGCGCTCACACTCTACTCGTTTTCACTCGAAAAGTACCGTTTGGAACTTGCTAATGACACCTGCACTAAAAGTGGAAAATTTTTCAGAGCTTACAATGAAGTTCCGACAGCACTCGCTATTTTAATTGTCGGATACGTTATCACCAAGAGTTTTTCATGGGCATTTACCCTCATTACTTTAGGTATTTTTGCGATGATAATCGACGTGATTTTGGATGGAAAAAAGAAACCCTAA